Proteins encoded within one genomic window of Candidatus Neomarinimicrobiota bacterium:
- a CDS encoding ABC transporter ATP-binding protein/permease, whose amino-acid sequence MKLYLRILSFVKPYLAIMLLATTASIFYVLFNSASVWLTASLVNTIFEDRPVAEEVVDNTQPAELNLNQHLKQYTKKLIYRDDPIDTLKVLCFVILATFILKNIFYYLQGLGIGFVNFRIIRDVRDQLYTKLHTLSMSFFDKHRAGNISSILINDVNEMKSAVSQSFRKLLVEPINIIVMVTLLFIISWQLTLMAIIILPISAILITKIGQSLRRKSSRTYQQIAEVMGILHEMLNNIRIVKAFATEDYENKRFKSATHRHFELAFRHQRLSVVSSPLNEILGVTIGVVLLWYGGLQVLEAQALTAEDFIRFIILLFALLQPLKAMSGVNNVIQSGMAAAERIFGILDREPEITEPEDAVKFTEFSEAIVYDDISFKYDDEWVLQDINLEVNKGDIVAFVGPSGAGKSTMVDLVPRFYDVEKGQITIDGIDVREYDLQSLRQSLGIVTQETILFNDTIAYNIGYGLEEVSLDDIKEAARAANAHDFIENLPEGYQTNIGDRGIKLSGGQRQRISIARALLKNPPILILDEATSSLDTESEQLVQNAIDQLMQDRTTLVIAHRLSTVTHADKIVVMEAGRIVETGDHQTLLAKDGVYRRLYDMQFANHVTPEDAVEE is encoded by the coding sequence ATGAAACTATATCTTCGTATCCTCTCTTTTGTCAAGCCGTATTTGGCCATTATGCTTTTGGCCACAACGGCTTCCATTTTTTATGTGCTGTTTAACTCCGCTTCGGTCTGGCTGACCGCTTCTCTGGTCAATACCATATTCGAGGACCGGCCGGTGGCAGAAGAGGTCGTCGATAACACACAACCCGCCGAACTTAACCTGAACCAGCACCTGAAACAGTACACTAAAAAGCTGATTTACAGGGATGATCCCATCGATACGCTGAAGGTGCTCTGCTTTGTCATCCTGGCTACCTTCATCCTGAAAAATATCTTTTACTATTTGCAGGGATTGGGGATCGGGTTCGTCAATTTTCGCATCATACGGGACGTACGAGACCAATTGTATACTAAACTCCATACTCTCTCTATGTCCTTTTTTGACAAGCACCGGGCGGGGAATATCTCATCGATCTTGATCAATGACGTAAACGAAATGAAGAGCGCCGTCAGCCAGAGTTTCCGGAAACTGCTGGTGGAGCCGATTAACATTATTGTGATGGTTACGCTGCTGTTTATTATCAGCTGGCAGCTTACGCTCATGGCGATCATCATCCTGCCAATCAGCGCCATCCTGATCACGAAGATCGGCCAGTCGCTCCGACGCAAGAGCAGCCGCACGTACCAGCAGATTGCGGAAGTCATGGGTATCCTGCACGAAATGCTGAACAACATCCGGATAGTGAAGGCATTTGCCACCGAGGATTACGAAAATAAGCGCTTCAAAAGCGCAACTCATCGCCATTTTGAATTAGCGTTCCGGCACCAGCGCCTCTCGGTCGTCAGTTCACCGCTGAACGAGATCCTGGGTGTGACCATCGGCGTCGTACTTCTCTGGTATGGCGGCCTCCAGGTACTGGAGGCGCAAGCCCTCACCGCCGAGGACTTCATCCGGTTTATAATCCTTCTATTCGCGCTGCTCCAGCCGTTGAAGGCCATGAGCGGCGTTAATAACGTTATTCAGTCCGGGATGGCCGCGGCGGAGCGCATCTTTGGTATCCTGGACCGGGAACCGGAGATCACCGAGCCGGAAGACGCCGTGAAGTTTACGGAGTTCTCCGAGGCCATTGTGTACGACGATATCTCTTTCAAATACGATGACGAATGGGTGCTGCAGGATATTAACCTGGAAGTAAATAAAGGCGACATCGTGGCGTTCGTAGGACCTTCTGGCGCGGGGAAATCGACGATGGTGGATCTGGTGCCGCGCTTTTACGACGTGGAGAAGGGCCAAATTACCATAGATGGCATTGACGTCCGGGAATACGATCTTCAATCGTTGCGTCAGTCGCTGGGGATTGTGACCCAGGAGACAATCCTGTTTAACGATACCATTGCCTATAACATCGGCTATGGGTTGGAGGAGGTCTCCCTGGATGACATCAAAGAGGCCGCCAGGGCAGCCAATGCTCACGACTTTATCGAAAATCTCCCGGAAGGATACCAAACCAACATCGGAGACCGGGGCATTAAACTTTCCGGCGGACAGCGCCAGCGTATCTCCATCGCCCGGGCGCTGCTGAAAAATCCCCCCATCCTGATCCTGGACGAAGCCACCTCTTCCCTGGACACCGAATCCGAGCAGCTGGTGCAGAATGCCATCGATCAGCTGATGCAGGATCGCACTACATTGGTGATCGCGCACCGGCTTTCAACGGTCACCCACGCCGACAAGATCGTGGTCATGGAAGCCGGCCGCATTGTGGAAACCGGCGATCACCAGACACTGCTTGCCAAAGATGGCGTGTACCGCAGGCTCTATGATATGCAGTTTGCGAATCATGTAACGCCGGAGGATGCGGTAGAGGAGTAA
- a CDS encoding threonylcarbamoyl-AMP synthase, with the protein MSNETIQQAVQFLHDGEIIAYPTDTLFGLGVDALNEDAIDKLYVLKNRSKHRPMSIMVPQDSWRDWVRSINPAAEKLAEKYYPGPITLIMNAGDKLPKVMTRYTNGTIGVRVPNHPVCLELLDDFSQPIITTSANLSNQPAAKNPGMIEEYFGEGIAYIITEGPSPGGIASTIIDVSEKEPVVLREGAISEFSIWRTLQ; encoded by the coding sequence ATGAGCAACGAAACAATTCAACAGGCAGTGCAATTTCTCCATGATGGCGAAATTATCGCCTATCCGACAGACACGCTGTTCGGACTCGGCGTTGATGCGCTGAATGAGGACGCTATCGATAAACTTTATGTATTGAAAAACCGGAGCAAACACCGACCTATGAGCATCATGGTACCGCAAGATAGTTGGCGTGACTGGGTGCGGTCCATCAATCCGGCGGCAGAAAAACTTGCCGAGAAGTATTACCCCGGGCCGATCACACTCATCATGAACGCTGGCGATAAACTCCCGAAGGTCATGACGCGGTATACCAACGGCACCATTGGCGTCCGGGTACCCAATCATCCGGTCTGCCTGGAGCTGCTAGACGATTTCAGTCAGCCGATTATCACCACGAGCGCTAACCTCTCCAACCAACCTGCCGCAAAAAATCCGGGGATGATTGAAGAGTATTTTGGCGAGGGTATCGCCTATATTATCACCGAAGGCCCGAGTCCCGGCGGTATCGCTTCCACCATAATTGACGTCTCAGAAAAAGAACCGGTGGTTCTCCGGGAAGGCGCCATTTCCGAATTCTCCATCTGGCGCACCCTCCAGTAG
- a CDS encoding dodecin family protein — MSGVYKKINLVGTSTDSYEEAIATAINRAEQTLNDLEWFEVEEFRGGISADGDLEYQAVIRAAFKLK, encoded by the coding sequence ATGTCAGGAGTCTACAAAAAGATTAATCTAGTCGGAACGAGTACTGACAGCTACGAAGAGGCAATTGCGACCGCCATCAATCGCGCGGAGCAGACCCTGAATGACCTGGAGTGGTTCGAAGTCGAGGAATTCCGTGGCGGCATCTCTGCCGACGGTGACCTGGAATACCAGGCGGTCATCCGGGCAGCCTTTAAACTGAAGTAA
- a CDS encoding sulfotransferase encodes MENVLKRITFPIINAWGQRKLDNQNFSKEPILVGGCARSGTTLLISILSAHPSIFTFPKELMAFIKWNNRESENPAPRRIDRLHRQVIITNFPEEAKRWCEKSAQNCRHFGQILNYFNEQVKLIHIVRDGRDVITSRHPDKPDNFWVEPERWVYDVQSGLEFVDHPNLVTVKYEDIVQNYDDTVRNLFDFLGEEYHENLQEYHKHADIKKARGWFHPVKEVHGNSIGRWQKEEYRERYELAREIPGFLETLERAGYDTGAE; translated from the coding sequence ATGGAAAACGTACTGAAACGCATCACCTTCCCGATTATTAACGCCTGGGGCCAACGAAAGCTGGACAATCAGAATTTCTCCAAAGAACCGATCCTGGTCGGCGGCTGTGCCCGGTCGGGGACAACGCTGCTTATTTCGATCCTATCGGCGCACCCCTCCATATTTACTTTTCCCAAAGAATTGATGGCGTTCATCAAGTGGAATAACCGGGAGTCGGAGAATCCGGCTCCCAGACGAATCGACCGGCTCCACCGACAGGTTATTATCACAAATTTTCCGGAGGAAGCCAAGCGCTGGTGCGAAAAGTCGGCGCAGAACTGCCGTCACTTCGGGCAAATCCTCAATTATTTCAATGAGCAGGTCAAACTGATCCATATTGTTCGGGACGGCAGAGATGTCATCACCTCCCGGCATCCGGATAAGCCGGACAACTTCTGGGTGGAACCAGAGCGCTGGGTCTACGATGTGCAAAGCGGACTGGAGTTCGTCGATCATCCGAACCTGGTCACCGTGAAATATGAGGATATCGTCCAGAATTACGACGACACCGTACGCAATTTATTCGATTTTCTCGGGGAGGAATACCACGAAAACCTGCAGGAATATCATAAACACGCGGACATCAAAAAGGCGCGGGGCTGGTTCCATCCGGTAAAAGAGGTACACGGTAACTCTATTGGCCGCTGGCAGAAGGAGGAGTACCGAGAGCGGTACGAACTAGCCAGGGAAATACCAGGATTTTTGGAAACGCTTGAGAGGGCGGGTTACGATACTGGGGCCGAATAG
- a CDS encoding dihydroorotate dehydrogenase-like protein — MDLTTSYLGLDLKNPIVPSASPLSEKIDNIKAMEDNGAAAVVLYSLFEEEIEHEELELHFHTTRGTEVFSEALSYYPEHENYLTGPDTYLEHIRKAKEAVDIPIIASLNGVTKGGWLKYAQEMEEAGADALELNIYFLATDPEVSAQDIEDNYIDILQEVKHNVDIPVAVKLSPFFSSMAEMAHRLDMGGADSLVLFNRFYQPDIDLEKLDIRPNVLLSSPMDLRLPLRWIGILRDQVKLDLAATGGIHTAEDAIKVLMVGANVAMMASALLKHGISRIKSVLVDMEHWMEVYEYESVRQLQGSMSHKSVKNPADFERANYIKALQSYDMSGIV, encoded by the coding sequence ATGGATCTCACGACATCATATCTTGGACTTGACCTTAAAAATCCCATTGTGCCCTCAGCCTCGCCACTCTCTGAAAAGATCGATAATATCAAGGCCATGGAAGACAATGGAGCGGCGGCGGTCGTGCTGTATTCCCTGTTCGAGGAAGAGATCGAACACGAGGAACTGGAACTGCACTTCCACACCACACGGGGCACGGAAGTCTTCTCCGAAGCACTCTCGTACTATCCGGAACATGAGAATTACCTCACCGGACCGGATACCTATCTGGAGCACATCCGCAAAGCCAAAGAAGCCGTGGATATTCCTATCATCGCCAGCCTGAACGGCGTCACCAAGGGCGGCTGGCTGAAATATGCCCAGGAGATGGAAGAAGCCGGCGCCGACGCGCTGGAACTGAACATATATTTTCTCGCCACGGATCCGGAAGTCAGCGCTCAGGATATCGAAGACAACTATATCGATATTCTGCAAGAGGTAAAGCACAACGTAGACATTCCTGTGGCGGTGAAACTTTCGCCATTCTTTAGTTCTATGGCAGAGATGGCACACCGCCTGGACATGGGCGGCGCGGATTCACTCGTACTCTTTAACCGGTTCTACCAGCCGGACATTGACCTGGAAAAACTGGACATCAGGCCGAATGTACTCCTGAGTTCTCCCATGGATCTCCGGCTGCCGCTGCGCTGGATCGGTATTCTCCGCGACCAGGTAAAGCTGGATCTGGCGGCAACCGGCGGGATTCACACCGCCGAAGACGCCATCAAAGTATTGATGGTTGGCGCTAACGTGGCCATGATGGCTTCGGCACTGCTGAAGCACGGGATTTCCCGGATCAAGAGCGTTTTAGTGGACATGGAACACTGGATGGAAGTATACGAATACGAGTCTGTAAGGCAGTTACAGGGAAGCATGAGCCACAAATCGGTGAAAAATCCGGCCGACTTCGAGCGCGCCAACTATATCAAGGCGCTGCAAAGTTATGACATGAGTGGTATCGTGTAG
- the nifJ gene encoding pyruvate:ferredoxin (flavodoxin) oxidoreductase produces MNNKKYNGQMATIDGNEAAAYVAHRTNEVCAIYPITPSSPMGELADEWSARGQKNIWGTKPLVIELQSEGGASGAVHGSLQRGALTTTFTASQGLMLMLPNMFKIAGELTSTVFHVAARQVSTHALTIFAEHSDVMTARTTGFALLPSNSIQEVMDNALIAQAATLEARVPFVHFFDGFRSSHEIQKIELIPNEVMQEMIDPELVKAHRERAMSPDNPVLRGTAQNPDHYFQARETVNPYYMKTPEIVQKYMDKFAGLTGRQYKLFDYVGDPEADRVITLMGSGSEAVQETVEYLADQGESVGLLKVRLYRPFSGDHFNKAMPKSAKVIAALDRTKEPGAGGEPLYLDTVNAIAESVMSGNGWAGSMPKVVGGRYGLSSKEFNPAMIKGVFDEMKKDVPKNHFTVGIYDDVTNTSLDWDEDFSTESEQVHRSMFYGLGSDGTVSANKNSIKIIGETTDNYVQGYFVYDSKKAGAQTVSHLRFSPEPIRSTYLIKQANFVGCHQWTFLNQYDILKSAQKGATFLLNSQYGPEEVWDELPKKVQEQIIEKELDFYVIDAYRIAKEIGLGTRINTIMQTCFFALSEILPEDEAIQKIKDFIKKTYGKKGEKIVSMNFNAVDKAVENMHQVDVPSEVTSVKEMPPTVSPEAPEFVREVEAKILAKEGDSIPVSAFPAGGTFPTGTTKWEKRNIALEIPVWDEEVCIQCNKCAIVCPHATIRPKVFPESALENAPETFKSVDVRGRSYPDDYKYALQVAPEDCTGCGLCVEVCPAKNKEQTGLKAINMEPQPPIREQEAENWDFFLELPEYDRSKLKIQTVKESQYLEPLFEFSGACAGCGETPYVKLASQLFGDRMIVANATGCSSIFGGNLPTTPWAKNKDGRGPTWSNSLFEDNAEFGFGFRIALDKQQEFGAELLKKMEPELGSDLVSDILEADQRDEEGLSEQRKRIEQLKAKLDEMDETIDVRNLKEVADTLARKSVWIMGGDGWAYDIGYGGLDHVLASGRDVNVMVLDTEVYSNTGGQMSKATPRGAVAKFAAAGKPAAKKDLGKMAMSYGNVYVAKIAMGAKDAQTVKALLEAEAYEGPSLIIAYSPCIEHGYDLAKGAEQQELAVESGYWPLFRFDPRLKEQGKNPLQMDSKAPKIPLKDYAYNETRYKILKKVDPERAERLMEEAQEDVKKQWESYEQMASYDYSNGSGE; encoded by the coding sequence ATGAATAACAAAAAGTATAACGGACAGATGGCGACTATCGACGGGAACGAAGCCGCGGCATACGTCGCGCACCGAACCAACGAAGTCTGTGCTATCTATCCCATCACTCCCTCATCCCCTATGGGGGAACTCGCCGATGAGTGGTCAGCCAGGGGGCAGAAAAATATCTGGGGTACCAAGCCCCTGGTCATCGAACTACAGAGTGAAGGTGGCGCATCGGGTGCCGTTCACGGTTCACTGCAACGGGGTGCACTGACCACAACATTTACCGCATCGCAGGGCCTGATGCTGATGCTGCCGAACATGTTCAAAATAGCAGGCGAATTAACGTCCACCGTTTTTCACGTGGCTGCCAGGCAGGTTTCTACCCACGCACTCACGATTTTTGCTGAGCACAGCGATGTGATGACCGCACGAACGACAGGTTTCGCACTGCTGCCATCGAATTCCATCCAGGAAGTTATGGATAACGCACTGATCGCCCAGGCGGCCACACTGGAAGCCCGGGTACCGTTTGTCCACTTTTTCGATGGGTTTCGCAGCTCCCATGAAATCCAGAAGATCGAACTGATTCCAAATGAAGTAATGCAGGAAATGATCGATCCGGAGCTGGTGAAGGCACACCGGGAACGGGCTATGTCGCCGGATAATCCGGTGCTCAGAGGAACTGCCCAGAATCCGGATCACTACTTCCAGGCCAGGGAGACAGTGAATCCGTACTATATGAAGACACCGGAAATCGTCCAGAAATATATGGACAAGTTCGCCGGACTCACCGGCCGGCAGTATAAGCTGTTTGATTACGTGGGTGATCCGGAAGCCGATCGGGTTATTACCCTGATGGGTAGCGGCAGCGAGGCTGTCCAGGAGACCGTGGAATATCTCGCCGACCAGGGCGAATCAGTCGGTCTGCTGAAAGTCCGGCTTTACCGGCCCTTCTCCGGAGATCATTTTAACAAAGCGATGCCGAAATCGGCGAAAGTCATTGCGGCGCTGGATCGCACCAAAGAGCCGGGTGCCGGCGGTGAACCGCTGTATCTCGATACAGTCAACGCTATCGCCGAATCCGTGATGAGTGGTAACGGCTGGGCTGGCAGCATGCCGAAGGTCGTTGGTGGCCGCTATGGGCTCTCTTCCAAAGAGTTTAACCCGGCAATGATCAAGGGCGTCTTTGACGAGATGAAAAAAGACGTACCGAAGAACCATTTCACCGTTGGAATCTATGACGACGTCACCAACACCAGCCTGGACTGGGACGAAGATTTCTCCACTGAATCCGAACAGGTACACCGGAGCATGTTCTACGGACTCGGTTCCGACGGTACTGTTAGCGCGAACAAGAACAGTATCAAAATCATTGGAGAAACTACTGACAATTACGTACAGGGTTACTTCGTGTACGATTCCAAGAAGGCCGGGGCGCAGACAGTCTCCCATCTCCGGTTTAGTCCGGAGCCGATCCGGTCGACCTACCTGATTAAGCAGGCGAATTTCGTCGGCTGTCATCAGTGGACGTTCCTGAATCAGTACGACATACTGAAATCCGCACAGAAAGGCGCCACCTTCCTGTTAAACAGCCAGTACGGCCCTGAGGAAGTCTGGGACGAATTGCCGAAGAAGGTCCAGGAGCAGATCATCGAAAAAGAGCTGGACTTCTACGTGATCGATGCGTACCGGATCGCCAAGGAAATCGGACTCGGGACTCGCATTAACACAATTATGCAGACCTGTTTCTTCGCCCTCTCGGAAATTCTGCCAGAGGATGAAGCCATCCAGAAGATTAAGGACTTCATTAAGAAAACCTATGGCAAGAAGGGCGAAAAGATCGTTTCCATGAACTTCAACGCCGTGGATAAGGCGGTCGAAAACATGCACCAGGTGGATGTCCCGTCCGAAGTCACCAGCGTAAAGGAAATGCCGCCGACGGTCTCGCCGGAGGCGCCGGAATTCGTCCGCGAGGTCGAAGCCAAAATTCTGGCCAAAGAAGGCGATTCCATTCCGGTCAGTGCTTTTCCGGCCGGCGGAACTTTCCCGACTGGTACTACCAAATGGGAAAAACGCAATATTGCGCTGGAAATCCCGGTATGGGACGAAGAAGTCTGTATCCAGTGTAACAAATGTGCAATCGTCTGTCCGCACGCCACCATCCGACCGAAGGTCTTCCCGGAAAGCGCACTCGAGAACGCCCCGGAAACATTCAAATCCGTTGACGTCCGCGGACGTAGTTATCCTGACGATTACAAATATGCACTCCAGGTCGCCCCGGAAGATTGTACCGGTTGCGGGCTCTGTGTAGAAGTCTGTCCTGCCAAGAATAAGGAGCAGACCGGACTCAAAGCCATTAATATGGAACCACAGCCGCCGATTCGCGAGCAGGAAGCTGAAAACTGGGACTTCTTCCTCGAGCTGCCTGAATACGATCGCAGCAAACTCAAGATCCAGACGGTGAAAGAATCGCAGTATCTGGAACCGCTGTTTGAATTCTCTGGCGCATGTGCCGGATGTGGTGAAACACCATACGTAAAACTGGCCAGCCAGTTGTTTGGCGACCGAATGATTGTAGCAAATGCAACGGGCTGTTCCTCCATCTTTGGAGGAAATCTGCCGACCACACCGTGGGCGAAAAACAAGGATGGCCGGGGACCCACCTGGTCCAACTCCCTGTTTGAAGATAATGCGGAGTTCGGATTCGGATTCCGGATTGCGCTGGATAAACAGCAGGAATTCGGTGCGGAACTACTGAAGAAGATGGAGCCTGAACTCGGTTCCGACCTGGTAAGCGATATTCTGGAAGCCGACCAGCGGGATGAAGAGGGACTGAGCGAGCAACGGAAGCGCATTGAGCAGCTCAAGGCAAAACTGGACGAGATGGATGAAACCATCGACGTCCGGAACCTGAAAGAAGTTGCCGATACTCTGGCGAGGAAGAGCGTCTGGATTATGGGCGGCGACGGCTGGGCGTACGACATCGGCTATGGCGGCCTGGATCATGTGTTAGCCTCCGGTCGTGACGTCAACGTTATGGTGTTGGATACGGAAGTCTACTCCAACACCGGTGGACAGATGTCCAAAGCCACACCGCGAGGGGCTGTAGCCAAGTTTGCGGCTGCCGGAAAACCTGCCGCCAAGAAGGATCTCGGCAAGATGGCCATGAGCTACGGTAACGTCTACGTTGCCAAAATCGCCATGGGGGCCAAAGATGCCCAGACAGTCAAGGCCTTACTGGAAGCGGAAGCTTACGAAGGCCCGTCGCTCATCATCGCCTACAGCCCGTGTATCGAACACGGCTACGATCTTGCAAAGGGCGCCGAGCAGCAGGAATTGGCTGTGGAGAGCGGCTACTGGCCACTGTTCCGGTTTGATCCGCGCCTCAAGGAACAGGGCAAGAACCCGTTACAGATGGACAGTAAGGCTCCGAAGATTCCGCTGAAGGATTACGCGTACAACGAAACGCGCTACAAGATCCTGAAGAAGGTGGATCCGGAACGCGCCGAACGCCTGATGGAAGAGGCGCAGGAAGATGTGAAAAAACAGTGGGAATCGTACGAACAGATGGCCTCTTACGATTACAGTAACGGGTCAGGAGAGTAA
- the coaE gene encoding dephospho-CoA kinase (Dephospho-CoA kinase (CoaE) performs the final step in coenzyme A biosynthesis.), which yields MFIVGVTGGIGSGKSTVSQMLKDRGAYIFDADTVAKELIDSNEELQQELIDEFMDDIIDDAGNIVKSKLARIGFSNQANQEMLNAIIHPYVFRANDEQIEQVRQRGNVDLYVVDAPLLFESGMDMHNDYNILVYTRLKLRLERAQKRGTLSRDEIIRRLDLQMPEEEKMELADFIIDNNGTEEDLRREVDRVYNEIMR from the coding sequence ATGTTTATCGTGGGAGTCACCGGCGGGATCGGCAGCGGCAAAAGCACGGTCTCACAGATGCTGAAAGACCGGGGCGCGTATATCTTTGATGCGGATACGGTTGCCAAGGAACTTATCGATTCCAATGAAGAGCTCCAGCAGGAGCTGATTGACGAATTCATGGACGATATTATCGACGATGCCGGTAATATCGTCAAATCCAAACTGGCGCGGATCGGCTTTTCCAATCAGGCGAACCAGGAGATGTTGAACGCGATAATTCATCCCTATGTCTTCCGGGCCAACGATGAACAGATTGAACAAGTCCGGCAGCGCGGGAACGTGGATCTCTACGTAGTCGACGCTCCGCTGCTGTTCGAGTCCGGCATGGATATGCACAACGACTATAATATTTTAGTCTATACTCGGTTGAAACTCCGCCTGGAGCGCGCTCAAAAACGCGGCACTCTCTCCCGCGATGAGATCATCCGACGCCTTGACCTCCAGATGCCGGAGGAAGAGAAGATGGAACTGGCGGATTTTATCATCGATAATAACGGGACCGAAGAAGATCTGCGCCGGGAAGTAGATCGGGTGTATAATGAAATTATGCGGTGA
- a CDS encoding adenylate kinase, which yields MRLVLIGPPGVGKGTQAKMLAEKYEIPQISTGDILREAVAEGSCLGEKAKKYMDNGELVPDALVLELIEETVTQDQHDDGFILDGFPRTIPQAEGLDCILDRHDLALDEVVVLDLDESVIVDRLSSRRSCIDCGAIYNLKTNPPSEKGVCDKCGGELIQRDDDKPETIHNRIEIYKNQTEPLIDYYSGKGVLSRLDGSGSINEVQERIREDLES from the coding sequence ATGCGATTAGTTTTAATTGGGCCCCCTGGTGTCGGTAAAGGCACCCAGGCTAAAATGCTGGCCGAGAAATACGAAATTCCCCAAATTTCCACCGGTGATATCCTCCGGGAAGCCGTTGCCGAAGGTTCATGTCTGGGAGAAAAAGCCAAGAAGTATATGGACAACGGTGAACTGGTCCCGGATGCCCTGGTACTGGAACTGATTGAAGAAACTGTGACGCAGGACCAGCACGATGACGGATTTATCCTGGATGGTTTTCCCCGTACGATTCCCCAGGCGGAAGGATTGGACTGCATTCTGGATCGACACGATCTGGCGCTGGATGAGGTTGTCGTATTAGATCTGGACGAAAGCGTCATTGTTGACCGGTTATCCAGCCGCCGGAGCTGCATTGATTGCGGCGCCATCTATAATTTGAAAACCAATCCGCCCAGCGAAAAGGGCGTCTGCGACAAATGTGGTGGTGAATTGATTCAGCGCGATGATGATAAGCCGGAAACCATCCACAATCGTATCGAGATTTATAAGAACCAGACAGAACCGCTTATCGATTACTATTCTGGCAAGGGCGTGTTGTCGCGTCTGGACGGTTCCGGTTCCATAAACGAAGTCCAGGAGCGCATCCGGGAGGACCTGGAGTCATAA